Proteins encoded by one window of Rutidosis leptorrhynchoides isolate AG116_Rl617_1_P2 chromosome 7, CSIRO_AGI_Rlap_v1, whole genome shotgun sequence:
- the LOC139858621 gene encoding calcium-binding protein KRP1-like — MASNNQCEFHDLLPIMADKLGGELFMEELCNGFQMLMDPVKRVITFDSLKKNAVVLGLEDLTNDDLLSMLKEGDYDGDGVLNQMEFCVLMFRLSPDLMKESRFLLEQTLHDEKEV, encoded by the coding sequence ATGGCATCTAACAACCAATGCGAGTTCCACGATTTGTTGCCCATAATGGCGGATAAATTAGGCGGGGAGCTTTTTATGGAAGAGCTATGCAACGGGTTCCAAATGTTAATGGACCCCGTCAAACGTGTCATTACTTTCGATAGTTTGAAAAAGAACGCAGTCGTTTTAGGACTTGAAGATTTGACGAACGATGATTTGTTGAGTATGTTGAAGGAAGGTGATTATGATGGTGATGGTGTTCTAAATCAAATGGAGTTTTGTGTTCTTATGTTTAGATTAAGCCCTGATTTGATGAAAGAATCTAGGTTTCTATTAGAACAGACTTTGCACGATGAGAAGGAAGTTTGA